One Bacillus sp. 1780r2a1 DNA segment encodes these proteins:
- a CDS encoding YvzF family protein, translated as MIEVRLAGDAKEIEEMIKSFEKHYTIKHQSPEYNRSNNPKYANRKTTRVYLSMELKQAD; from the coding sequence ATGATTGAGGTACGGCTCGCAGGGGACGCCAAAGAAATTGAAGAAATGATTAAAAGCTTCGAAAAACATTACACTATCAAACACCAGTCCCCTGAATATAATCGAAGCAATAACCCTAAATATGCGAATCGTAAAACGACGCGGGTTTATTTATCAATGGAGTTAAAGCAAGCGGACTAA
- a CDS encoding DMT family transporter, translating to MNKYKIYGVLVFVMLLWGVNVVALKLLVGAFAPVTMTAFRILFAGIAVLVFLKVTKSLRKITLKELGFITMVGFFNVVCHHFFLSTGLKETSASNGALILGLSPILTTICAVFFLGTRLTFFRFVGVVSGFSGVAFIVLAGSGAVTGGTKGDLFVFLSILTQAISYVFIRRASTTLDARLMTGWMLITGSAFLLGISFIIEPHGLQTMAQTRIDLWLLFLGSALLATAFGHMVYNQAVQHIGPAESSIFVNLNPFFALVSSAVFLQEEIQAAQLFGFLFIVAGVFLGSGLIDKWFNQKKNTIHSHV from the coding sequence TTGAATAAATATAAAATTTACGGTGTTTTGGTATTCGTCATGTTGTTGTGGGGAGTGAACGTTGTTGCGCTCAAGCTACTTGTAGGCGCATTTGCTCCTGTTACGATGACGGCTTTTCGAATTCTTTTTGCGGGGATTGCCGTTTTGGTTTTTCTTAAAGTTACAAAATCACTGCGTAAAATTACGTTAAAAGAGCTTGGGTTTATTACGATGGTTGGTTTTTTTAACGTTGTTTGCCATCACTTCTTTTTGTCAACGGGATTAAAAGAAACCAGTGCGTCAAACGGAGCGTTAATTTTGGGGCTAAGTCCAATTTTAACGACGATTTGTGCAGTTTTCTTTTTAGGCACGAGGCTAACATTCTTCCGGTTTGTTGGCGTAGTGAGTGGGTTTTCTGGAGTTGCTTTTATCGTATTAGCTGGAAGCGGAGCGGTCACGGGTGGAACAAAAGGTGATTTGTTTGTCTTTTTATCTATCTTAACGCAGGCCATTAGTTATGTGTTTATTCGACGTGCTTCAACAACATTGGATGCGCGTTTAATGACAGGATGGATGCTAATAACAGGGTCAGCGTTTTTACTTGGAATTAGCTTCATTATAGAACCACACGGATTGCAAACGATGGCACAAACAAGAATAGACTTATGGCTATTGTTCTTAGGTTCCGCACTGCTAGCAACAGCATTTGGACATATGGTTTACAATCAAGCCGTCCAACACATTGGACCAGCAGAGTCATCCATTTTTGTAAATTTAAATCCATTTTTTGCGCTTGTTAGTTCAGCTGTTTTTTTACAAGAAGAAATTCAAGCAGCTCAGCTGTTTGGCTTTCTATTTATTGTAGCAGGTGTATTCTTAGGTAGTGGCTTAATTGATAAATGGTTCAATCAAAAGAAAAATACAATACATTCACATGTGTAA